CCTTTCTTGCAATAACCGGGTTTTAATTATTGAAAAGTCATACCATCCGTGTTAAAATTTCTTGGGGAAGGAGAATGTATTTTTGTGAAAAAATATACAGGTTTTACATTAGCAGAAGTGCTTATAACGCTTATAGTTATAGGGGTTCTGGCGATGATAACCGTGCCTTCTTTGCTGAAGGAATACCATCATCGACAATGGAAAGCAGGGCTTTGGAAAGCTTATAAAATATCAGCTGATGCGCTTGAAATGATGCGAGCGGAAGATGGTGATCATATATGGGAAAGGTATGCCGACTATGTTAAGCTGGGTAATAAATATGGCGATTTTGCAACTCCGTTTTTATCATATTTCAATGCACCCTTATCTACAAAGAAGCTTTATACCTACTATCCGTCATATAAAATTTATACCTATACAGGTGACATGAGCGGTTCTACGAACTGGGCTGCAGCAGGATTGACAAAACGATTAAAA
This genomic window from Candidatus Gastranaerophilales bacterium contains:
- a CDS encoding type II secretion system protein produces the protein MKKYTGFTLAEVLITLIVIGVLAMITVPSLLKEYHHRQWKAGLWKAYKISADALEMMRAEDGDHIWERYADYVKLGNKYGDFATPFLSYFNAPLSTKKLYTYYPSYKIYTYTGDMSGSTNWAAAGLTKRLKDGMLIGASINSSAIIITIDINGADKKPNTYGKDCFTFKVDKKIDKLVPMGGEVQGGYEYCSKNYPEKNSNGLGCTYWALKDICPDDPNKGYWECLPN